The DNA window TGTGAGCAAGTGGGGTGCTGTGGATGAATTCAGGCTTCGGCCGCGCCGCGATCCAGGCGTGTTCACCATTCTGCAAGGCATGGGTATGGAGGCGACCATGTCGGAGGGGATTGCTATGATGAGGTGCTTGATCTGATCCGGAATTCATATGCGCATCATCAGTTTCAACGCCAACGGTATCCGTTCGGCGGGAACCAAGGGCTTCTTCGACTGGCTGCGGGAGCAGCAGGCCGACGTGGTCTGCATTCAGGAAACCAAGGCCCAGGAAGCCCAGCTTTCCGATGCGCAGTTCCGCCCGGAGGGCTACCACTGCTTCTACCGTGACGCGACCACGAAGAAGGGTTACAGCGGTGTCGCGATCTATGCACGGCGTGAACCGGACGAGGTACGCACAGGGCTGGGTCGGGAAGACTTCGACGAGGAGGGCCGCTATATCGAGGCCCGCTTCGGCAATCTGAGCGTGGTTTCCTTTTATATTCCTTCAGGCTCATCCGGTGACGAGCGACAGCAGTACAAGTTCAGGATCATGGAATGGCTGACGCCGATCTTCAAGGAGTGGGCGGCCAGCGGCCGAGACTATGTCTTGTGCGGCGACTGGAATATCGTGCATACCCGCAACGACATCAAGAACTGGACTTCGAACCAGAAAAATTCCGGCTGCCTGCCGGAAGAACGGGCCTGGCTGGACCTGTTGTTCGACGAGCAGGGATGGGTGGACAGCTTTCGCGCGATCAAGCCCGATGCGGTGGAGTACACCTGGTGGTCGAATCGCGGTCAGGCCCGAGCCAACAATGTCGGTTGGCGGATCGATTACCAGATCGTTTCCGCAGGCCTGAAGGAGCGTTTGCAGGCCTGCTCGATCTATCGTGATCAGCGCTTCTCCGATCATGCGCCTTTCAGTGTGGATTACGCCGAGTGACGGGAGAGGTCCATCCATCCTGGAGACAGCGAATGCAGTCGAGGTTCGCCGCTCCCGCCGCGGTGCCCTTGCTGCTGCTGGGATTCGGATCCGGCCTGCCCTATCTGCTGATCGGCTACACCTTGTCGATCTGGTTGAGGGAGGCTGGATGGGCGCTGGGGCCCATCGGTCTGGTCAGCTATATCGGACTGCTCTACCAGTTCAAGTTCCTGTGGGCAC is part of the Frateuria aurantia DSM 6220 genome and encodes:
- a CDS encoding exodeoxyribonuclease III, with amino-acid sequence MRIISFNANGIRSAGTKGFFDWLREQQADVVCIQETKAQEAQLSDAQFRPEGYHCFYRDATTKKGYSGVAIYARREPDEVRTGLGREDFDEEGRYIEARFGNLSVVSFYIPSGSSGDERQQYKFRIMEWLTPIFKEWAASGRDYVLCGDWNIVHTRNDIKNWTSNQKNSGCLPEERAWLDLLFDEQGWVDSFRAIKPDAVEYTWWSNRGQARANNVGWRIDYQIVSAGLKERLQACSIYRDQRFSDHAPFSVDYAE